The following are encoded in a window of Haloarcula hispanica ATCC 33960 genomic DNA:
- a CDS encoding DUF3368 domain-containing protein encodes MPNNELVVSDTSPLLNLALIDQLTLLKSQFSSITIPRQVWDELTDGEAGVDALRSLRDDEFLTITEVEQSHLFTEIFYELDLGETAAICHAIEHDADLILLDEKDGRQVARRHSLTVTGVIGILLRGANAGDIELKHELDALRDAGFWISDELSSKILSEATE; translated from the coding sequence ATGCCGAATAACGAGCTTGTAGTCTCGGACACGTCACCGCTGCTGAATCTTGCACTTATCGACCAACTCACTCTTCTCAAATCGCAGTTTTCGAGCATCACCATTCCGCGTCAGGTGTGGGACGAACTCACTGATGGAGAGGCAGGTGTAGACGCGCTTCGCTCGTTGCGTGACGATGAGTTCCTGACGATCACCGAGGTCGAACAGTCGCACCTCTTCACTGAAATCTTCTACGAGCTGGATCTCGGGGAAACAGCTGCTATTTGTCATGCCATCGAGCACGATGCTGACCTCATCCTTTTGGATGAAAAAGACGGTCGACAGGTCGCTCGGAGACACAGCCTGACGGTAACGGGAGTCATCGGGATACTACTCCGCGGAGCCAATGCTGGAGACATTGAATTAAAACACGAACTTGACGCCCTTCGTGACGCTGGCTTCTGGATCTCTGATGAGCTGTCCTCAAAAATTCTTTCTGAAGCAACGGAATAG
- the nikC gene encoding nickel transporter permease, translating into MSDRTADRRKRQEANKQQRGTDGLATDRLGQFGIGVVLTLLVLAALGPVVSPYDPVEQDLSNRLESPSLSHPFGTDQLGRDVLTRLLHGARFSLGIAVAVTTVRLIMGTAVGLLAGYAGGWIDETLMRLVDTLLAFPGIVLALVIAGILGPSLVNVMLALAVVGWASYARLVRSSVLSLREREFVSAARLLGRSRTHIATRHLLPHVVAPVVVLATLDIGSVILGTAGLSFLGLGAQPPTPEWGTMLASGRSYLRQAWWLVNAPGLCIMLTVLGFNLLGDSLRDMLSPTQTAQMEEL; encoded by the coding sequence ATGAGCGACCGAACCGCCGATAGAAGAAAGCGACAGGAAGCCAACAAGCAACAGAGGGGAACTGACGGACTCGCAACGGACCGCCTCGGACAATTCGGAATCGGAGTTGTGCTCACGTTGCTTGTCCTTGCGGCACTTGGACCAGTTGTTTCGCCCTACGATCCAGTCGAACAGGACCTTTCGAACAGGCTTGAATCTCCGTCACTGTCTCATCCGTTCGGGACCGACCAGCTGGGTAGAGACGTACTGACAAGACTCCTTCATGGTGCGCGATTCTCGCTCGGTATCGCCGTCGCTGTAACCACTGTACGACTTATTATGGGGACGGCAGTCGGCCTCCTCGCCGGCTACGCCGGTGGCTGGATTGATGAGACGCTGATGCGACTTGTCGATACACTGCTTGCGTTCCCTGGAATCGTCCTCGCACTTGTCATCGCCGGGATTCTGGGGCCGAGTCTGGTGAACGTGATGCTTGCACTGGCGGTCGTTGGTTGGGCATCGTACGCACGGTTAGTTCGGAGTAGCGTACTCTCGCTTCGAGAGCGTGAGTTTGTAAGCGCCGCACGATTGCTCGGCCGGTCACGAACGCACATCGCAACTCGCCACCTACTCCCGCACGTCGTTGCACCAGTTGTCGTTCTGGCAACGCTTGACATCGGCAGCGTCATTCTCGGCACAGCGGGACTTTCATTCCTTGGGCTGGGCGCACAGCCACCCACACCTGAATGGGGGACAATGCTTGCATCCGGACGCAGCTATCTCAGACAGGCGTGGTGGCTTGTCAACGCTCCGGGCCTCTGTATCATGCTCACCGTACTCGGATTCAATCTTCTCGGAGACAGCCTTCGAGATATGCTTTCACCTACGCAGACAGCACAGATGGAGGAACTGTAG
- a CDS encoding ABC transporter substrate-binding protein: protein MYKFTRRQTLFAAAAGISGLSGYWLQSGDSVDDDTFRVGSPWTPDAIDPVANGWLWRRLNVLEPLLTVDYDATVSPGLATDWHMVNDRTWEFTLREGATFHDGTEVTAETVLPSLTRAFESSSMAAVPVESVEAAADRTIIIQTTVPFSPLPAHCTRGITCPVSPSAIANDGSITEPIGTGPFQFEDWEPGSTITTTATPDYHGSTAHIETLIYEGITDDQTRRLKLESGELDMARILPNKAADTLASSPDLTAHTYKIPRARYLVFDLDSAPFADKKVRRAVMYAIDRDHIVDSLLNGLGSKAVGPFPADVTEWAAELEPYEYSPDKARSLLAEAGWEPDGGTRTRDGDTLSVSIWTYNTRPLLPTIAEVIQTQLQAVGFDVDISVMESSTIKEQATNGEFDTVLWSSSVLWYPDPDRLSDLVHSETETMFSGYESEAVDRHLEAARRTADRDERFERYAAVQRRMQRDLPLGWLTYYANVIGTRADVEGYQPHPIESCYHLEEVTQQR from the coding sequence ATGTATAAATTCACGCGACGACAGACATTGTTTGCAGCTGCAGCCGGTATTTCGGGCCTCAGTGGGTATTGGCTACAAAGCGGTGATAGCGTAGACGATGACACGTTCAGGGTTGGCTCACCCTGGACGCCGGATGCGATAGATCCCGTGGCAAACGGCTGGCTCTGGCGACGCCTCAATGTGCTTGAGCCACTGCTTACCGTCGATTACGACGCGACTGTGTCTCCGGGCTTGGCCACTGACTGGCACATGGTCAACGACAGGACGTGGGAGTTCACACTCCGTGAAGGAGCCACATTCCACGACGGGACTGAGGTGACTGCAGAAACTGTGCTCCCATCGCTCACACGAGCATTCGAATCAAGTTCGATGGCTGCAGTCCCGGTCGAATCAGTCGAAGCCGCTGCTGACCGGACGATTATAATTCAAACTACAGTTCCGTTTTCACCACTGCCAGCACACTGTACCCGTGGGATTACCTGCCCTGTTTCACCGTCTGCAATCGCCAACGATGGGTCAATCACTGAGCCGATCGGTACTGGTCCGTTTCAATTCGAAGACTGGGAGCCGGGCTCGACAATCACAACGACCGCTACCCCGGACTACCACGGGTCGACCGCACACATCGAGACACTAATCTACGAAGGGATCACTGACGACCAGACTCGGCGGCTAAAGCTCGAAAGCGGGGAACTGGATATGGCACGTATTCTTCCGAACAAGGCAGCGGATACACTTGCATCCAGTCCCGATCTCACTGCTCACACGTACAAGATTCCGCGAGCCCGATACCTTGTGTTCGACCTCGACTCTGCACCGTTTGCGGACAAAAAAGTCCGTCGCGCGGTGATGTATGCTATCGACCGGGACCACATCGTTGATTCGTTGCTGAATGGGCTGGGGTCGAAAGCGGTCGGTCCGTTCCCAGCGGATGTAACGGAGTGGGCCGCAGAGCTCGAACCGTACGAATACTCACCTGATAAGGCACGGAGTCTGCTCGCTGAAGCAGGATGGGAACCGGATGGGGGCACCCGTACCCGTGACGGTGACACACTCTCGGTGTCGATCTGGACGTATAATACCCGTCCACTACTGCCCACGATTGCCGAAGTGATACAGACACAGCTTCAGGCGGTTGGCTTCGATGTCGATATTTCAGTCATGGAGTCCTCGACAATCAAAGAGCAAGCAACAAACGGGGAGTTCGATACCGTTCTGTGGTCGAGTTCAGTGCTATGGTATCCCGACCCGGACCGACTGTCTGACCTCGTTCATTCGGAGACGGAGACGATGTTCAGTGGCTACGAGAGCGAAGCGGTCGACCGGCACCTCGAAGCAGCTAGGCGGACAGCCGACCGTGACGAGCGGTTCGAGCGATACGCAGCGGTCCAGCGGCGTATGCAACGTGACCTCCCGCTCGGCTGGCTCACCTACTACGCGAACGTCATCGGGACTCGTGCCGACGTCGAGGGATACCAGCCCCATCCCATCGAATCCTGTTATCATCTGGAGGAGGTCACACAGCAGCGATGA
- a CDS encoding UPF0175 family protein → MATIEIDEEVYEALQIPEGERPQAMKQELAVSLYARDVLSFGKARALAELSHREFQALLGDREIPRHYTDTELAEDLDYAE, encoded by the coding sequence ATGGCTACTATCGAAATTGATGAAGAGGTGTATGAGGCGCTCCAGATTCCTGAGGGAGAGCGGCCGCAGGCAATGAAACAAGAATTGGCTGTCTCGCTTTACGCGCGTGATGTCCTTTCGTTCGGGAAAGCGCGTGCATTGGCAGAACTGTCCCACCGAGAGTTCCAAGCGTTACTCGGAGACCGCGAAATCCCACGCCATTACACCGACACTGAACTTGCCGAAGACCTCGACTATGCCGAATAA
- a CDS encoding ABC transporter ATP-binding protein, whose translation MSEPLLRVENLQTRFDTDHGTVDAVSGVSFTVDRGEIVGILGESGSGKSVTARSICRLEDPGNIVGGSITFAERELTTATEATLRQLRGNKLSMVFQDPTESLNPVFSVGEQIAESVRIHESSGTQRLLDFLGVSPFQDRSAWENARERAIELLDQVGIPNPEANVSSFPHEFSGGLRQRAVLAIALASEPALLVADEPTTALDTTTQADILSRLRSLRDEQNIGILLISHDIGVIAQTCDRVVVLYDGQVMEAGPVERILTAPEHPYTRALLSSSVRNSDADKQVQSAMARPRDPSSSHEGCPFADRCQYVTETCRSGPIPTTEAASDHRLACVEAPFSEAKFVSEQQEIPAANGGQQNDTA comes from the coding sequence ATGAGCGAACCACTGCTTCGCGTCGAGAACTTACAGACTCGTTTCGACACTGATCACGGGACTGTCGACGCGGTCAGCGGGGTGTCGTTCACCGTCGACCGGGGCGAAATTGTCGGTATACTCGGCGAAAGTGGGAGCGGCAAGTCCGTTACTGCCAGATCAATTTGCCGACTTGAGGACCCGGGAAACATCGTTGGCGGATCCATTACCTTTGCTGAAAGAGAGCTAACAACTGCCACTGAAGCGACACTGCGTCAACTACGTGGAAATAAGCTCTCGATGGTCTTTCAGGACCCGACGGAAAGCTTGAACCCTGTGTTTTCGGTCGGTGAGCAGATCGCAGAATCGGTTCGGATACACGAATCGAGCGGGACACAACGTCTGCTAGATTTCCTCGGTGTGTCGCCGTTCCAGGATCGGTCAGCGTGGGAGAACGCACGGGAGCGCGCTATCGAGTTGCTGGACCAAGTAGGCATCCCGAACCCGGAAGCAAATGTGTCGTCATTTCCACACGAGTTTTCTGGTGGTCTCCGGCAACGAGCAGTCCTCGCCATTGCACTGGCAAGTGAACCCGCGTTGCTGGTTGCCGACGAGCCAACAACAGCACTTGACACGACCACACAGGCAGATATTCTCAGTCGATTGCGCTCGTTACGTGACGAACAGAACATCGGCATACTGCTTATCTCCCATGATATCGGTGTGATTGCACAGACATGTGACCGTGTCGTGGTACTCTATGACGGACAGGTAATGGAGGCCGGCCCCGTTGAGCGAATACTGACCGCACCGGAACATCCGTACACGAGAGCACTCCTTTCGAGTTCGGTCCGAAACAGCGACGCTGACAAGCAAGTCCAGTCCGCCATGGCACGTCCACGAGACCCCAGCAGCAGCCATGAGGGCTGTCCGTTTGCCGACCGCTGCCAGTATGTGACCGAAACGTGTCGCTCTGGGCCGATTCCGACGACTGAGGCCGCGTCGGACCACCGACTCGCCTGCGTCGAAGCACCGTTCTCTGAAGCCAAGTTCGTGTCCGAACAGCAGGAGATTCCGGCAGCTAACGGAGGACAACAGAATGACACAGCGTAA
- a CDS encoding Lrp/AsnC family transcriptional regulator: MDDSPLDDVDRSILHQLQLNARQTDTEIGERVDVTSTTVRNRLDKLEGKGVIRGYHPEINYEEAGYPLHVMFVCTVNPNKLDSLADQILDIRGVVTTRELLGGERNVHVEVVAGTVREIEEIRNELADVGMTITSSEIISETQVQSWDHFYPQSGPGARQDDGTDDGSVTDQG, from the coding sequence ATGGACGATTCCCCACTCGACGACGTGGACCGGAGCATCTTGCACCAACTTCAGCTCAATGCCCGCCAGACCGATACGGAGATCGGTGAGAGGGTGGATGTGACCTCCACGACGGTCCGAAATCGCCTCGACAAGCTCGAGGGGAAGGGCGTAATCCGGGGCTACCACCCCGAGATCAACTACGAGGAAGCGGGCTACCCCCTCCACGTCATGTTCGTCTGTACAGTCAATCCGAATAAGCTTGACTCGTTGGCCGATCAGATCCTCGATATTCGCGGTGTGGTAACCACCCGCGAGTTGCTTGGGGGCGAACGGAATGTCCACGTCGAGGTCGTCGCCGGCACGGTTAGGGAAATCGAAGAGATCCGCAACGAACTGGCGGACGTGGGCATGACAATCACCAGCTCCGAAATCATCTCCGAGACACAAGTCCAGTCATGGGACCACTTCTATCCACAGTCGGGGCCCGGCGCGCGGCAGGATGACGGCACCGACGACGGGTCGGTCACCGATCAAGGATAA
- a CDS encoding oligopeptide/dipeptide ABC transporter ATP-binding protein → MTQRNQTPDDVQSGTPVVEVQNVSKAFSSTRSVLSRLRSSDSPAKAVCDVSLAVQRGETLGLVGESGCGKSTLAKLITGQLTPDDGQVRLDGTRVGDLSERSTAQRRRVGVVFQHARGSFDPRWPIGRSIAEASSDATSASLHDTGPDEVAELLCSVDLAPEIADRYPRELSGGQIQRVALARAIAHDPDIIVLDEPVSGLDMATQARVLSLLADIQQQFGVGYVFISHDLNVVRFLADRVAVMYAGELVEVGQAGDLFQSPNHPYTEALIRAIPSDDPRDPPPVPLQGAPPDPADRPEGCPFHPRCPAVTQSCQEHHPSLEEVRETHVRCLHAPEATGETDINESHTEDGSEMSRF, encoded by the coding sequence ATGACACAGCGTAACCAAACTCCAGATGATGTGCAGTCTGGTACTCCTGTGGTCGAAGTACAAAACGTCTCGAAAGCGTTTTCATCGACACGATCCGTCCTCAGTCGGTTGCGTAGCAGCGACTCACCGGCGAAAGCGGTCTGTGATGTATCCTTAGCCGTCCAACGTGGCGAAACGCTGGGACTTGTTGGTGAGAGTGGCTGCGGGAAATCAACACTCGCGAAACTCATCACCGGACAGCTCACCCCGGACGATGGGCAAGTTCGTCTCGATGGAACGCGCGTCGGTGACCTCTCAGAGCGTTCGACCGCGCAACGGCGGCGAGTCGGCGTCGTGTTTCAACACGCCCGGGGAAGCTTTGACCCCCGGTGGCCCATCGGTCGGTCAATTGCTGAAGCCAGTAGCGACGCCACCTCGGCTTCCCTACATGACACCGGCCCAGACGAGGTCGCTGAGCTGTTGTGCAGTGTTGATCTTGCGCCAGAAATCGCTGACCGGTATCCCCGGGAACTCTCCGGCGGCCAAATACAGCGCGTCGCTCTCGCCCGAGCTATTGCACACGACCCCGATATAATCGTACTCGATGAACCAGTCTCCGGACTCGACATGGCCACACAGGCGAGAGTTCTTTCGCTTCTCGCAGACATACAACAGCAGTTCGGTGTCGGCTACGTGTTTATTTCCCATGACCTCAATGTCGTCAGGTTCCTCGCTGATAGGGTCGCGGTAATGTATGCTGGCGAACTCGTCGAAGTCGGGCAAGCAGGCGACCTGTTCCAGTCCCCGAACCATCCCTATACTGAAGCGTTAATCCGTGCGATCCCGAGTGATGACCCACGAGATCCCCCGCCAGTGCCGCTTCAGGGTGCTCCTCCTGACCCAGCAGATAGACCGGAAGGCTGCCCATTCCATCCACGTTGTCCGGCCGTGACACAATCCTGTCAGGAACACCATCCGTCACTCGAAGAGGTTCGAGAGACACACGTTCGGTGTCTTCATGCTCCGGAAGCGACAGGCGAAACAGACATAAATGAGTCCCACACTGAAGATGGCTCTGAGATGAGTAGATTCTGA
- the nikB gene encoding nickel ABC transporter permease, giving the protein MIGAELCKRLLTMAIVLLGVSLLTYGLVFVTPGDPARTILTQQMGGQAPSQDAVDQFRAENGLDDPFIVQYARWMGNALQGDLGQSYYSDRSVSDMIVQRLPNTIALAVASMLVALVIALPAGIASASNPGSRTDYAAQIGSLIGVSMPNFWLGYLLIIVCALRLNLFPVAGAAGPKHLVLPSLTLGSGMAAVIARLVRTAMLDVLDDAYIQAARSKGLRERIIVYKHALRNALVPVVTIIGLQLSYVLNGAVVIEVVFQRPGLGTLLVDAIFARDYPVVQGVTLLIGVIFVLVNFAVDLTYSRLDPRIDLGGEHT; this is encoded by the coding sequence ATGATCGGGGCGGAACTCTGCAAACGACTGCTGACGATGGCAATCGTTCTGCTGGGTGTGTCGCTGCTCACGTACGGGCTGGTGTTCGTCACACCGGGGGATCCGGCGCGAACGATTCTGACCCAACAGATGGGTGGACAGGCCCCATCTCAGGATGCAGTCGATCAGTTTCGAGCTGAAAATGGGCTTGACGACCCATTCATAGTCCAGTATGCCCGCTGGATGGGGAACGCACTGCAAGGCGACCTCGGTCAATCGTACTACAGCGACCGGTCTGTTTCTGATATGATTGTCCAACGGTTGCCGAATACAATCGCACTCGCTGTTGCATCGATGCTCGTCGCGCTTGTAATAGCTCTCCCAGCCGGAATTGCCAGCGCGAGTAATCCGGGGAGCCGGACTGACTACGCCGCACAGATCGGCTCGCTAATAGGGGTCTCAATGCCGAACTTCTGGCTTGGCTACCTGCTTATTATCGTCTGTGCGCTCCGTCTCAACCTCTTTCCGGTGGCCGGCGCGGCTGGACCGAAACATCTGGTTCTCCCCTCACTGACGCTTGGCTCTGGAATGGCTGCGGTTATCGCGCGACTGGTTCGAACAGCGATGCTTGATGTTCTGGATGACGCGTACATTCAGGCCGCCAGATCGAAAGGGTTGCGCGAACGGATTATCGTCTATAAACACGCGCTCCGGAACGCGCTTGTGCCCGTCGTGACGATTATAGGTTTGCAGTTGAGTTACGTCCTTAACGGCGCAGTTGTTATCGAAGTAGTGTTTCAACGGCCGGGCTTGGGGACGTTACTCGTTGATGCAATCTTTGCTCGTGACTACCCGGTCGTACAGGGCGTAACACTGCTAATCGGCGTCATCTTTGTCTTGGTGAACTTTGCAGTCGACCTGACGTATAGCCGACTTGACCCACGAATCGACCTCGGAGGTGAGCACACATGA